A stretch of Myxococcus virescens DNA encodes these proteins:
- a CDS encoding outer membrane beta-barrel domain-containing protein, translated as MIARTLCAFASLTVSLAAPVAAAQDDENVLDNVVVRNRLYEPGGKLELSFGVGLPLQTHLTAHYVFNAGVAYNLFNTFAVEARAGYAASRHTGLARSISESFLNREDKRVTDELEDLWQMNLHGVAGVRWAPIYGKLSLLSDLPVHFQTYVWGGGGLASFKRNSVIQCTQVVNRELGICDNRTSVDDRGSATQNFWVNESRVAPVVSAAVGFRFFILDTHGVRLELRDWVFRDNYRVNLERDAWEAGQATGEPARSPGLTHLVQFDLGYTFSF; from the coding sequence ATGATCGCACGCACGCTCTGCGCCTTTGCTTCGTTGACCGTCTCGCTGGCGGCGCCGGTTGCCGCGGCACAGGACGACGAGAACGTCCTGGACAACGTCGTCGTCCGCAACCGGCTGTACGAGCCGGGCGGCAAGTTGGAGCTGTCCTTCGGGGTCGGGCTGCCGCTCCAGACACACCTGACGGCGCACTACGTCTTCAACGCCGGGGTGGCCTACAACCTCTTCAACACCTTCGCGGTGGAGGCTCGGGCCGGCTACGCGGCCAGCCGTCACACGGGCCTGGCGCGCTCCATCTCCGAGAGCTTCCTCAACCGCGAGGACAAGCGCGTCACCGACGAACTCGAAGACCTCTGGCAGATGAACCTGCACGGGGTGGCCGGTGTCCGCTGGGCGCCCATCTACGGGAAGCTCAGCCTGCTGTCGGACCTGCCGGTCCACTTCCAGACCTACGTCTGGGGGGGCGGGGGCCTCGCCTCGTTCAAGCGCAACTCCGTGATCCAGTGCACGCAGGTGGTGAACCGCGAGCTGGGCATCTGCGACAACCGCACGTCGGTGGATGATCGCGGGTCGGCCACCCAGAACTTCTGGGTGAATGAGTCGCGGGTCGCCCCGGTGGTGTCGGCGGCGGTGGGCTTCCGCTTCTTCATCCTGGATACGCACGGCGTGCGCCTGGAGCTGCGCGACTGGGTCTTCCGGGACAACTACCGCGTCAACCTGGAGCGCGACGCGTGGGAGGCGGGGCAGGCGACGGGTGAGCCCGCGCGCAGCCCTGGCCTCACGCACCTGGTGCAGTTCGACCTTGGCTACACCTTCTCCTTCTAG